A portion of the Limosilactobacillus reuteri genome contains these proteins:
- a CDS encoding Xaa-Pro peptidase family protein encodes MSRIKRLQKKFEKLYIDAFLVTDEKNIYYLTGFNLMEGDGYLLVTKDNAIIITDDRYQLALEEFENDEVVGMITRDYYGSLNKICQGMKVTVLGYEDTVTYALFDVLDEQMAADLVPFHQQIERMRMIKDRDEVNALRASADLHSAGYQYLLENVHAGMTERHVANLLDFWMKEHGARGASFPTIIASGKNAAKPHATASKKVIEDGDIVTVDFGYYFNGYTADMTRTFAVGSIDPELRDVYQIVNEAREAVIQAAHVGQRGDQLDFVGRQLIEIAGYGDEFNHGMGHGIGLSVHELPASYGPSAQNLKLRNNEVITVEPNIYIPEIGGVRIEDDILVTHGGVEVLTKAPTDLIIVGK; translated from the coding sequence ATGTCTAGAATTAAACGTCTACAGAAAAAATTTGAAAAATTATATATCGATGCATTTTTGGTAACGGATGAAAAAAACATTTATTACCTTACTGGTTTTAACCTTATGGAAGGCGATGGATACCTCTTAGTAACAAAAGATAATGCGATTATTATTACTGATGACCGGTACCAACTTGCATTAGAAGAATTTGAAAATGATGAAGTTGTGGGAATGATTACCCGTGACTATTACGGTTCACTTAATAAGATATGTCAGGGGATGAAAGTGACGGTTCTTGGATATGAAGATACAGTTACTTACGCCTTATTCGATGTGCTTGATGAGCAGATGGCGGCAGATCTCGTTCCCTTCCACCAACAAATTGAACGAATGCGAATGATTAAAGATCGTGATGAAGTAAATGCTTTGCGTGCTTCTGCAGACTTACATTCAGCAGGATACCAGTACCTTTTAGAAAATGTTCACGCTGGGATGACAGAGCGCCATGTTGCGAACTTGCTTGATTTTTGGATGAAGGAGCATGGAGCAAGAGGGGCCTCTTTTCCGACAATTATCGCTAGTGGCAAAAATGCGGCCAAACCGCATGCAACGGCTTCAAAAAAGGTAATTGAAGACGGCGATATTGTTACTGTTGATTTCGGCTACTACTTCAATGGCTATACGGCAGACATGACCAGAACATTTGCCGTTGGTTCAATTGATCCAGAATTACGTGATGTTTATCAAATTGTCAATGAGGCGCGTGAAGCTGTAATTCAAGCTGCTCATGTTGGGCAACGAGGAGACCAACTTGACTTTGTGGGACGGCAATTAATCGAAATAGCGGGTTATGGGGATGAATTCAACCATGGAATGGGGCATGGAATAGGCTTATCGGTTCATGAATTGCCTGCTAGCTATGGACCTAGTGCTCAAAATCTTAAATTGCGGAACAATGAAGTTATCACTGTTGAACCTAATATCTATATTCCTGAAATTGGCGGGGTCCGGATAGAAGATGATATTCTGGTTACTCACGGTGGAGTTGAAGTGCTGA
- a CDS encoding YggS family pyridoxal phosphate-dependent enzyme: MTIVDKAKEVQEKIIAACKRSGRDPQDVQLLPVSKNHPAADIAELYKAGWNNFGENYVQELAKKHDELPADINWYMIGHLQRNKVKYIADYVTMIQSVDSLKLMNTIEKEGKKHDRIIPILIEVNVGEEESKFGVKPTLQDCMELAEVSLRLSHVKLRGLMTSAPYYDDPEKTRPIFCRLRELRDEMNNQNDQLKLDVLSMGMTHDYEIAVEEGSTCVRVGTAIFGPRDYSNRQY; this comes from the coding sequence ATGACGATTGTTGATAAAGCTAAAGAAGTCCAAGAAAAAATTATTGCTGCATGCAAGCGCAGCGGTCGAGATCCCCAAGATGTTCAACTGTTACCAGTTAGTAAAAATCATCCGGCAGCAGATATTGCAGAACTTTACAAAGCAGGATGGAACAATTTTGGTGAGAATTATGTTCAGGAATTAGCCAAAAAGCATGATGAATTACCAGCAGACATTAACTGGTATATGATTGGCCACCTTCAACGTAATAAGGTTAAATACATTGCTGATTACGTTACAATGATTCAATCGGTTGACTCCCTTAAGCTAATGAATACGATCGAAAAAGAAGGGAAAAAGCACGATCGAATAATTCCGATTCTAATTGAAGTTAATGTTGGAGAAGAAGAGAGTAAATTTGGGGTTAAGCCAACTTTGCAAGATTGCATGGAATTAGCTGAGGTAAGTCTTCGATTGTCACATGTAAAGTTGCGAGGATTAATGACTAGTGCTCCCTATTATGATGACCCAGAAAAAACACGGCCGATTTTTTGCCGACTACGTGAATTGCGCGATGAAATGAACAACCAAAATGATCAATTAAAATTAGATGTTCTTAGTATGGGGATGACCCATGATTATGAAATAGCGGTAGAAGAAGGGTCAACTTGTGTGCGGGTTGGGACAGCTATCTTTGGCCCTCGTGATTACTCTAACCGGCAGTATTAA
- the rpmA gene encoding 50S ribosomal protein L27 gives MIMDLQFFSHHKGGGSTANGRNSAGRRLGTKAADGSIVTAGSIIYRQRGTHINPGENVGRGGDDTLYAKVAGVVKFERMGRSKRKVSVYPVAE, from the coding sequence ATGATTATGGATTTGCAATTCTTCTCCCACCACAAGGGGGGTGGTTCCACTGCTAACGGTCGGAACTCAGCTGGTCGTCGTCTTGGTACTAAGGCTGCTGATGGTTCAATCGTAACTGCTGGATCTATCATCTACCGTCAACGTGGTACTCACATCAACCCAGGTGAAAACGTGGGTCGTGGTGGAGACGATACATTATACGCTAAGGTAGCCGGTGTTGTTAAATTTGAACGCATGGGTCGCAGTAAGCGTAAGGTATCAGTTTACCCAGTTGCCGAATAA
- a CDS encoding ribosomal-processing cysteine protease Prp, with translation MIRAQFTLDSNQRITSFKMTGHADSGPYGQDIICAAVSALSISTVNGLEQVVHTKPHLKQDNDNGGFLEVTGLDLGRDSQILLKTLLNGLCDIQESYPQNIEVKMFN, from the coding sequence ATGATTCGAGCACAGTTTACTTTAGATTCGAATCAGCGGATCACTTCTTTTAAAATGACTGGGCATGCTGACTCTGGTCCATATGGGCAGGATATTATTTGTGCCGCAGTTTCTGCATTATCTATTTCAACGGTGAACGGGCTTGAACAAGTTGTTCATACAAAGCCTCACCTTAAACAAGATAATGATAATGGTGGCTTTCTAGAAGTTACAGGATTAGATCTTGGTCGTGATAGTCAGATCCTTCTCAAAACTTTGTTAAATGGATTGTGTGATATCCAGGAAAGCTATCCACAAAACATTGAAGTAAAAATGTTTAATTAA
- the rplU gene encoding 50S ribosomal protein L21, which yields MYAIIVTGGKQYKVEEGASIYVEKLDAKEGDKVTFDQVIFVGGDDTKIGTPVVDGASVEGTVDKQGKEKKVVTFKYKPKKHTHTKQGHRQPYTKVTINKINA from the coding sequence ATGTACGCAATTATTGTTACTGGTGGTAAGCAATACAAGGTAGAAGAAGGTGCTTCTATCTACGTTGAAAAGCTTGATGCTAAGGAAGGTGACAAGGTAACTTTTGATCAAGTTATCTTTGTCGGTGGAGACGACACTAAGATCGGTACTCCTGTAGTTGACGGTGCTTCTGTTGAAGGTACTGTTGATAAGCAAGGTAAGGAAAAGAAGGTTGTTACCTTCAAGTACAAGCCTAAGAAGCACACTCACACTAAGCAAGGTCACCGTCAACCTTACACTAAGGTTACTATCAACAAGATCAACGCTTAA
- a CDS encoding TetR-like C-terminal domain-containing protein produces the protein MAANKTDPRVIKTRNSLRKALVYLMRREKLEDISVQKITETANITRGTFYLHYKDKQDFIQSAIQEIIDDFFNQVMIDSNFSKERTVKVFSLHKAFQYIENNADIFDVLLNNEKNNFFYEQLYNRLANEMTHFNEQVNKNQQLKVPLNLQISFIDSAFLGLVSRWLEDGMIYTPRYMTQSVAKMLDQFSSENVSLVNFFDGELEGTLEKI, from the coding sequence ATGGCTGCTAATAAGACAGACCCGCGTGTAATTAAAACACGTAATAGTCTGCGCAAAGCTCTTGTATATCTGATGAGACGTGAAAAGCTTGAAGATATTAGCGTCCAAAAGATTACTGAAACTGCCAACATCACCCGAGGAACTTTCTATCTTCACTATAAGGATAAACAAGATTTTATTCAGTCAGCAATCCAAGAGATTATTGACGATTTCTTCAACCAAGTAATGATCGATAGTAATTTTTCGAAAGAACGGACGGTAAAGGTGTTTTCACTCCACAAAGCATTTCAGTATATCGAAAATAACGCCGATATTTTTGATGTTCTATTAAATAATGAAAAGAATAACTTCTTTTATGAACAACTCTACAATCGGTTAGCAAATGAGATGACACACTTTAATGAGCAAGTGAATAAGAACCAACAGTTGAAAGTCCCGCTTAATTTGCAGATTTCCTTTATTGACTCAGCATTTCTTGGCCTAGTAAGTCGATGGCTAGAAGATGGCATGATTTATACTCCACGTTACATGACACAAAGCGTGGCAAAAATGTTGGATCAGTTTAGTAGCGAGAATGTTTCTTTGGTTAATTTTTTTGATGGTGAATTAGAAGGAACTTTAGAAAAGATTTAA